From a region of the Cyclopterus lumpus isolate fCycLum1 chromosome 5, fCycLum1.pri, whole genome shotgun sequence genome:
- the pparg gene encoding peroxisome proliferator-activated receptor gamma isoform X2: protein MVDTQQLLAWPVGFSLNAVELSELDDSSHSLDMKHLSTLDYASISSSSSIPSSLSPPLVSSISSAGVAYDLSPSQNEEQLTNMDYTNMYSYRTELDKHNLIKLEPRSPPQYSDNAVFSKLQDDTSPAALNIECRVCGDKASGFHYGVHACEGCKGFFRRTIRLKLVYDHCDLHCRIHKKSRNKCQYCRFQKCLNVGMSHNAIRFGRMPQAEKEKLLAEFSSDVVHMHPDAADLRALARHLYEAYLKYFPLTKVKARAILSGKTGDNVPFVIHDMKSLMEGEQFINCKQIPIQEQQHQSYALTAGLGGIIGAHQETEYGFLGMGMSISGQAPSDALELRFFHSCQSRSAEAVREVTEFAKSIPGFIDLDLNDQVTLLKYGVIEVLIIMMAPLMNKDGTLISYGQIFMTREFLKSLRKPFSQMMEPKFEFSVKFNTLELDDSDMALFLAVIILSGDRPGLLNVKPIEQLQETVLHSLELQLKLNHPDSLQLFAKLLQKMTDLRQIVTDHVHLIQLLKKTEVDMCLHPLLQEIMKDLY from the exons ATGGTGGACACCCAGCAGCTCCTAGCTTGGCCCGTCGGGTTCAGTCTGAACGCCGTGGAGCTGTCGGAGCTGGACGACAGCTCCCACTCCCTCGACATGAAGCATTTGTCCACATTAGACTAcgcctccatctcctcctcctcctccatcccgtCCTCCCTGTCTCCCCCGCTTGtatcctccatctcctctgccGGTGTGGCCTATGACCTCAGTCCGTCGCAGAATGAAGAACAACTGACCAACATGGACTACACAAACATGTACAGCTACAGAACGGAGCTAGACAAGCACA ATTTGATCAAGCTGGAGCCGAGGTCACCTCCACAGTACTCTGACAATGCCGTGTTCTCCAAGCTCCAGGACGATACGTCGCCAGCAGCGCTAAACATCGAGTGCCGTGTGTGTGGAGACAAAGCTTCAGGGTTTCACTATGGCGTCCATGCCTGTGAGGGCTGTAAG GGTTTCTTCAGACGCACAATCAGGTTAAAGTTGGTGTATGACCACTGTGATCTTCACTGTCGCATTCACAAGAAGTCCCGCAACAAATGCCAATACTGTCGCTTCCAGAAGTGCCTCAACGTCGGCATGTCACACAACG CCATTCGTTTTGGCCGAATGCCCCAGGCGGAGAAGGAGAAACTGCTGGCTGAGTTCTCATCGGACGTGGTGCACATGCACCCGGACGCAGCAGATCTGAGGGCTCTGGCCCGGCATCTGTATGAGGCCTATCTGAAATACTTCCCCCTCACCAAGGTCAAGGCCAGGGCCATTCTCTCTGGGAAGACCGGAGACAACGTG CCTTTCGTCATCCACGACATGAAGTCACTCATGGAAGGAGAGCAGTTTATTAATTGTAAGCAGATACCCATCCAGGAGCAACAGCATCAGTCATACGCCCTAACAGCAGGACTTGGAG GAATCATAGGAGCTCACCAGGAGACAGAGTATGGCTTTTTGGGAATGGGAATGAGCATCAGTGGACAGGCGCCATCGGACGCTTTGGAGCTGCGTTTCTTccacagctgtcaatcacgtTCGGCCGAAGCAGTGAGAGAAGTGACGGAGTTCGCCAAGAGTATCCCAGGGTTCATCGATCTGGATCTCAATGATCAG GTGACTTTGCTGAAGTACGGTGTGATCGAGGTCCTGATCATCATGATGGCGCCTCTGATGAACAAAGACGGGACCCTGATCTCCTACGGACAGATCTTCATGACGCGGGAGTTCCTCAAGAGTCTCAGGAAACCTTTCAGTCAAATGATGGAACCAAAGTTTGAATTCTCAGTCAAATTCAACACGCTGGAGCTGGACGACAGCGACATGGCACTGTTTCTGGCTGTCATTATCCTCAGCGGAG ACCGCCCAGGCCTGCTGAACGTGAAGCCCATCGAGCAGCTGCAGGAGACGGTGCTGCATTCACTTGAGCTGCAGCTGAAGCTAAACCACCCAGACTCTCTGCAACTGTTCGCCAAGCTGCTCCAGAAAATGACCGACCTGCGTCAGATCGTAACCGATCACGTCCACCTCATCCAGCTGCTGAAAAAGACGGAGGTGGACATGTGCTTACACCCGCTACTGCAGGAGATCATGAAGGACTTGTATTAG
- the pparg gene encoding peroxisome proliferator-activated receptor gamma isoform X1, whose product MQTPGTEFNHQIGHNYSVDMVDTQQLLAWPVGFSLNAVELSELDDSSHSLDMKHLSTLDYASISSSSSIPSSLSPPLVSSISSAGVAYDLSPSQNEEQLTNMDYTNMYSYRTELDKHNLIKLEPRSPPQYSDNAVFSKLQDDTSPAALNIECRVCGDKASGFHYGVHACEGCKGFFRRTIRLKLVYDHCDLHCRIHKKSRNKCQYCRFQKCLNVGMSHNAIRFGRMPQAEKEKLLAEFSSDVVHMHPDAADLRALARHLYEAYLKYFPLTKVKARAILSGKTGDNVPFVIHDMKSLMEGEQFINCKQIPIQEQQHQSYALTAGLGGIIGAHQETEYGFLGMGMSISGQAPSDALELRFFHSCQSRSAEAVREVTEFAKSIPGFIDLDLNDQVTLLKYGVIEVLIIMMAPLMNKDGTLISYGQIFMTREFLKSLRKPFSQMMEPKFEFSVKFNTLELDDSDMALFLAVIILSGDRPGLLNVKPIEQLQETVLHSLELQLKLNHPDSLQLFAKLLQKMTDLRQIVTDHVHLIQLLKKTEVDMCLHPLLQEIMKDLY is encoded by the exons ATGCAAACACCAGGCACAGAGTTTAACCATCAAATTGGTCACAACTACTCAG TAGACATGGTGGACACCCAGCAGCTCCTAGCTTGGCCCGTCGGGTTCAGTCTGAACGCCGTGGAGCTGTCGGAGCTGGACGACAGCTCCCACTCCCTCGACATGAAGCATTTGTCCACATTAGACTAcgcctccatctcctcctcctcctccatcccgtCCTCCCTGTCTCCCCCGCTTGtatcctccatctcctctgccGGTGTGGCCTATGACCTCAGTCCGTCGCAGAATGAAGAACAACTGACCAACATGGACTACACAAACATGTACAGCTACAGAACGGAGCTAGACAAGCACA ATTTGATCAAGCTGGAGCCGAGGTCACCTCCACAGTACTCTGACAATGCCGTGTTCTCCAAGCTCCAGGACGATACGTCGCCAGCAGCGCTAAACATCGAGTGCCGTGTGTGTGGAGACAAAGCTTCAGGGTTTCACTATGGCGTCCATGCCTGTGAGGGCTGTAAG GGTTTCTTCAGACGCACAATCAGGTTAAAGTTGGTGTATGACCACTGTGATCTTCACTGTCGCATTCACAAGAAGTCCCGCAACAAATGCCAATACTGTCGCTTCCAGAAGTGCCTCAACGTCGGCATGTCACACAACG CCATTCGTTTTGGCCGAATGCCCCAGGCGGAGAAGGAGAAACTGCTGGCTGAGTTCTCATCGGACGTGGTGCACATGCACCCGGACGCAGCAGATCTGAGGGCTCTGGCCCGGCATCTGTATGAGGCCTATCTGAAATACTTCCCCCTCACCAAGGTCAAGGCCAGGGCCATTCTCTCTGGGAAGACCGGAGACAACGTG CCTTTCGTCATCCACGACATGAAGTCACTCATGGAAGGAGAGCAGTTTATTAATTGTAAGCAGATACCCATCCAGGAGCAACAGCATCAGTCATACGCCCTAACAGCAGGACTTGGAG GAATCATAGGAGCTCACCAGGAGACAGAGTATGGCTTTTTGGGAATGGGAATGAGCATCAGTGGACAGGCGCCATCGGACGCTTTGGAGCTGCGTTTCTTccacagctgtcaatcacgtTCGGCCGAAGCAGTGAGAGAAGTGACGGAGTTCGCCAAGAGTATCCCAGGGTTCATCGATCTGGATCTCAATGATCAG GTGACTTTGCTGAAGTACGGTGTGATCGAGGTCCTGATCATCATGATGGCGCCTCTGATGAACAAAGACGGGACCCTGATCTCCTACGGACAGATCTTCATGACGCGGGAGTTCCTCAAGAGTCTCAGGAAACCTTTCAGTCAAATGATGGAACCAAAGTTTGAATTCTCAGTCAAATTCAACACGCTGGAGCTGGACGACAGCGACATGGCACTGTTTCTGGCTGTCATTATCCTCAGCGGAG ACCGCCCAGGCCTGCTGAACGTGAAGCCCATCGAGCAGCTGCAGGAGACGGTGCTGCATTCACTTGAGCTGCAGCTGAAGCTAAACCACCCAGACTCTCTGCAACTGTTCGCCAAGCTGCTCCAGAAAATGACCGACCTGCGTCAGATCGTAACCGATCACGTCCACCTCATCCAGCTGCTGAAAAAGACGGAGGTGGACATGTGCTTACACCCGCTACTGCAGGAGATCATGAAGGACTTGTATTAG